A single genomic interval of Saccharospirillum mangrovi harbors:
- a CDS encoding methyl-accepting chemotaxis protein — protein MRFVKNWSIRNKIRVPLILVGVFLLWMSWSSYQAMTAISAKVHDFRSEFLPSISLVLNADRDLYQSLVAQREMMDRGDNLSASQRDSLNQDRVDNHNQALSRGLEAIERMQKDVDPQLAARFQQLMGAWKAHSDGLVNGTIRTENMDLFEAPRGLLDELGARVDELAATASTEATEVAEGQTLAQLVQLVILVAIFAAAGVLAPFFLVKPIEVLRDRMRDIGQGEGDLTARLTVDSKDELGQVAGAFNLVIEKLQQSITVVKQVNFHLEQSTESLREAAANNIRMADQQHETVDQVVTAVEEMHGAAREIAANSNNGADAATEANNSVERGVRVSRESNTRVAQLSERLNRSSEAVGRLADEAVNIGAVLDVIRGIAEQTNLLALNAAIEAARAGEQGRGFAVVADEVRALASKTQQSTEDIQGRIETLQGGVDEAVDAMKSGIDMLDATVEDVASAAESFETIQGAITRITDMSMQIATATEEQTHVVEEINKNLQLISEFSSEGTEQSRSLSNLAEKLKGHTDELTSVVGSFRV, from the coding sequence GTATCAGGCGATGACGGCGATCAGCGCCAAAGTGCATGACTTCAGATCGGAATTTTTGCCCTCTATTTCGTTGGTGCTCAACGCCGACCGGGACCTGTACCAAAGCCTGGTGGCGCAGCGCGAAATGATGGACCGGGGTGACAACCTCAGCGCCAGTCAAAGAGATTCGTTGAATCAGGATCGCGTCGATAACCACAACCAGGCCTTGTCGCGCGGACTGGAAGCCATCGAGCGGATGCAAAAAGACGTCGACCCGCAACTGGCGGCGCGCTTCCAACAATTGATGGGCGCCTGGAAGGCACATTCCGACGGCCTGGTTAATGGCACCATCCGCACTGAAAACATGGACCTGTTCGAAGCGCCGCGCGGTCTGCTGGATGAACTGGGCGCGCGGGTCGACGAACTGGCCGCCACCGCTTCAACCGAAGCCACCGAGGTTGCCGAAGGCCAAACCCTTGCTCAACTGGTGCAGTTGGTGATTCTGGTCGCCATCTTTGCCGCAGCCGGTGTGTTGGCGCCGTTCTTCCTGGTGAAACCTATTGAAGTGTTGCGCGACCGCATGCGTGATATCGGTCAGGGCGAAGGCGATTTGACCGCGCGTTTAACCGTCGACAGCAAAGACGAACTGGGCCAGGTGGCCGGTGCTTTTAATCTGGTGATCGAGAAATTGCAGCAGTCCATCACCGTGGTGAAGCAGGTGAATTTCCACCTGGAACAAAGCACTGAATCGTTGCGCGAAGCTGCTGCCAACAACATTCGCATGGCCGACCAACAACACGAAACGGTCGATCAGGTCGTGACCGCAGTAGAAGAAATGCACGGCGCTGCGCGTGAGATTGCCGCCAACTCAAACAACGGTGCTGACGCTGCGACCGAAGCGAACAATTCCGTTGAACGCGGCGTCAGGGTATCGCGTGAATCCAACACTCGGGTGGCGCAATTGTCGGAGCGCTTGAACCGTTCTTCCGAAGCCGTGGGTCGCTTGGCCGACGAAGCGGTGAACATCGGTGCTGTTCTGGATGTGATTCGCGGCATCGCCGAACAGACCAACTTGCTGGCGTTGAACGCAGCCATCGAAGCGGCGCGTGCCGGTGAACAGGGCCGTGGCTTTGCGGTGGTGGCCGATGAAGTTCGGGCGTTGGCAAGCAAAACCCAGCAATCGACCGAAGACATTCAAGGCCGCATCGAAACCCTGCAAGGCGGTGTCGATGAAGCCGTCGATGCGATGAAGAGCGGCATCGATATGCTCGACGCCACGGTGGAAGACGTCGCCAGTGCGGCGGAATCGTTCGAAACCATTCAGGGCGCGATCACCCGCATCACCGATATGTCGATGCAGATTGCTACGGCTACTGAAGAACAAACTCACGTGGTGGAAGAGATCAACAAGAACCTGCAATTGATCTCCGAGTTTTCCAGCGAAGGCACCGAGCAATCGCGCAGCCTGAGCAATCTGGCGGAAAAACTCAAAGGCCACACCGACGAACTGACTTCAGTCGTCGGCAGTTTCCGGGTTTAA
- a CDS encoding protein adenylyltransferase SelO: protein MSANAPAFDQRYVRELPGTYEHVRPTPLANPHWVCWNAQLARELNVPFDADAEALRALSGNGLFAGSEPVAEKYAGHQFGVWNPDLGDGRGLLLGEWADANGKAWEFHLKGAGKTPFSRFGDGRAVLRSSIREMLASEALHALGIPTTRALALVGSDEPVRREQIETAAMLTRVTPSHIRFGHFEWFAYSNQPEQVAALVEHCLVHHFPNSRSAAEFFTEVVERTARLIAHWMAYGFCHGVMNTDNMSILGETFDFGPYAFLDATIPDFICNHTDAQGRYAFHQQPGIAFWNLQCLAQALSSQVSSDDLKAALNRYADTYNDHFLKLMGERLGLATVQENDQQLISDWMHLLASERRDFHHSFRALADRAPDDWAQLDDDAIDRPAFQRWRSALAERRQNETDQGIPLAQARNPISVLRTHLAQAVIDDVKKGSVASLEEYLLALQSPFERREDWQRWSETPPIDYQAAPLSCSS from the coding sequence ATGTCTGCCAACGCCCCCGCTTTTGACCAACGCTACGTGCGCGAATTGCCCGGCACCTATGAGCACGTGCGGCCAACGCCGTTGGCAAACCCGCACTGGGTGTGTTGGAACGCTCAGCTGGCGCGTGAATTAAACGTGCCGTTCGATGCCGATGCCGAGGCCTTGCGTGCGCTCTCGGGCAATGGCCTGTTTGCCGGCAGCGAGCCTGTCGCAGAGAAATACGCCGGCCATCAGTTTGGTGTCTGGAATCCGGACCTTGGCGACGGCCGTGGTTTGTTGCTCGGTGAATGGGCCGATGCCAATGGCAAGGCCTGGGAATTTCATTTGAAAGGCGCGGGCAAGACGCCGTTCAGTCGCTTCGGCGACGGCCGGGCGGTATTGCGTTCGTCGATCCGTGAAATGCTTGCCAGCGAAGCGCTGCACGCGCTCGGCATTCCAACAACGCGCGCGCTGGCGCTGGTCGGTTCTGACGAGCCAGTACGGCGCGAGCAAATCGAAACCGCCGCCATGCTGACGCGGGTGACGCCCAGCCACATTCGCTTTGGTCACTTCGAATGGTTCGCCTACAGCAACCAGCCGGAACAGGTTGCCGCCTTGGTCGAGCATTGCCTGGTGCACCATTTTCCGAACAGTCGTTCGGCGGCGGAATTCTTCACCGAGGTAGTCGAACGCACGGCAAGGTTGATCGCACATTGGATGGCCTACGGTTTTTGCCACGGTGTGATGAACACCGACAACATGAGCATTCTCGGCGAAACGTTCGACTTCGGTCCCTACGCTTTTCTGGACGCCACCATTCCCGATTTCATCTGCAACCACACCGATGCTCAAGGCCGTTACGCCTTTCATCAGCAACCGGGAATCGCTTTCTGGAATTTGCAGTGCCTGGCACAGGCGTTGTCGTCTCAAGTGAGTTCGGACGATTTAAAAGCCGCCCTGAATCGTTACGCCGACACCTACAACGACCACTTCCTGAAGTTGATGGGCGAGCGTTTGGGTCTGGCAACGGTGCAGGAAAACGATCAGCAACTGATCAGCGATTGGATGCATCTGTTAGCCAGCGAACGACGGGATTTTCATCACAGCTTTCGCGCGCTGGCCGACCGCGCGCCCGACGATTGGGCGCAACTGGATGACGACGCCATCGACCGCCCGGCGTTCCAACGCTGGCGTTCGGCTTTGGCAGAACGACGCCAGAATGAAACCGACCAGGGCATACCGTTGGCGCAGGCGCGCAACCCCATTTCGGTGTTACGCACGCATCTGGCGCAAGCGGTTATTGACGACGTAAAAAAGGGAAGCGTTGCTTCCCTGGAAGAGTATTTGCTGGCGTTGCAATCGCCGTTCGAGCGTCGTGAAGATTGGCAACGCTGGAGCGAAACGCCACCCATCGATTATCAGGCAGCGCCGCTCAGTTGCAGCAGTTGA